GGTGGCCGACGGCCGCGACATGGGCACGGTGATCTTTCCCGACGCCCCGTTCAAGGTGTTCCTGACCGCCAGCGCCGCCGAACGAGCGGAAAGGCGCTATAAGCAGTTGAAGTCAAAGGGACTTGACGTTACACTAGCCAGCCTTTTGCACGAGATCGAGTTGCGTGACGCGCGGGACGCGTCGCGCACGGTTGCGCCGTTGCGGCCGGCTGCCGACGCCGTGGTGATCGACACCACGGGACAGCCGATTCCGACGGTCGTGGACCGCGTACTCGCGGTCGTTCGGAAGGTTTGATTGCAACAACGTGCCGCGTTCGCGCGGTTTCCCCAAACGGATGCATCGATGCATCCCCCAACCGGCGGATCGCCGCCTGTGGAATCGACATCAATGGAACTTGCAGGCCTCGCGATCCATTCCCAATCTGGAATCCCCATGACCGAAAGTTTTGCCGAACTGTTTGAACAGAGCCAGTCGCTGGCCAAATTGAAACCCGGAGCCATCGTCTCCGGCACCGTCGTCGAAATCCGCCCCGATGTGGTGGTGGTGAACGCCGGACTGAAATCGGAAGGCATCGTGCCGATCGAGCAGTTCCGCAACGAGGACGGCGAACTCGAAGTGGAACTGGGCGACGAAGTCAAGGTCGCGCTGGACGCGATCGAGGATGGTTTCGGCGAAACCAAGTTGTCGCGCGAGAAGGCCAAGCGCTCGATGGTGTGGGACGAACTGGAACAGGCGTTCGAGAACCAGGAAGCCATCAGCGGTCGCATCAACGGCAAGGTCAAGGGCGGCTTCACCGTGGACATCCGCGACGTGCGCGCGTTCCTGCCGGGTTCGCTGGTGGACGTGCGCCCGGTGCGCGATCCGGGCTATCTCGAAGGCAAGGATCTGGAATTCAAGATCATCAAGCTCGACCGCAAGCGCAACAACGTGGTGGTCAGCCGCCGCGCGGTGGTCGAGAGCGAGCACTCCGAGGAGCGCGAACAGCTGCTGGAGAAGCTGCAGGAAGGCGCGATCCTGCACGGCGTGGTCAAGAACCTCACCGACTACGGTGCGTTCGTGGACCTCGGCGGCATCGATGGCCTGCTGCACATCACCGACATGGCGTGGAAGCGCGTGCGCCATCCGTCCGAAGTCGTCAACGTGGGCGACGAGCTCGACGTGCGCGTGTTGAAGTTCGACCGCGAGCGCAACCGCGTTTCGCTGGGCCTGAAGCAGCTGGGCGATGATCCGTGGGTCAGCATCACCCGCCGTTATCCGTCGGGCACCCGCCTGTTCGGCAAGGTTTCCAACGTCACCGATTACGGCTGCTTCGTGGAGCTGGAGCCGGGCGTGGAAGGCCTGGTGCACGTGTCGGAGATGGACTGGACCAACAAGAACGTCAACCCGGCCAAGGTGGTGCAGGTCGGCGATGAAGTGGAAGTGATGGTGCTGGACGTCGACGAAGAGCGCCGCCGCATCTCGCTGGGCATGAAACAGACCCAGTCGAACCCGTGGGAAGCCTTCGCGGCGACCTTCAAGAAGGGCGACAAGGTGCACGGCGCGATCAAGTCGATCACCGACTTCGGCATCTTCGTGGGCCTGGACGGCGGCATCGACGGCCTGGTGCACCTGTCCGACATTTCCTGGCAGGGCAACGGCGAAGAACTGGTCCGCGACTTCAAGAAGGGTGAGGAAGTCGATGCGGTGGTGCTGGCGGTCGATCCGGAGCGCGAACGCATCAGCCTCGGCATCAAGCAGCTGGAACAGGATCCGTTCGGCCAGTTCATGGCCGCGCATCCGCGTGGCGCGACCCTCACCGGCACGGTGAAGGAAGTCGATGCCAAGGGCGCTGTGATCGATCTCGCCGACGGCATCGAGGGCTATCTTTCGGCACGCGACTTTTCGAAGGACCGCATCGACGATCTCAGCCAGCACCTCAAGGTCGGCGAAAAGATCGAGGCCAAGTTCACCGGCATGGATCGCAAGGGCCGCATGTTGTCGCTCTCGATCCGCGCCAAGGACGAGGACGAGATGGCCGAGACCCTGTCCGAGTACCAGAACCAGTACGCGGACCGCGGCACGACCAAGCTGGGCGCGTTGCTCAAAGAGCAGTTGAACAAGTCTGAATAAGTCGCTGCAAAGACTTGGTTTTTGAAAGACGGAGCCGTCCGCAATGCGGACGGCTCCCGGTCAGGGGACCGCGTATGCGAACGTCGCATCCGCCCTTCCGCAAGGTAGTCGTACGTTGCCATCGATGACCAAATCCGAATTGATTGCCGCGCTCGCGGAGCGCCAGAAACACTTGGCGTTCGCCGACGTCGAACTCGCGGTGCGCAACGTCATCGAGCAGATGAGCGGCGCGCTGGCGACCGGCGACCGCATCGAGATCCGCGGCTTCGGCAGCTTCTCGCTGCATTACCGTCCGCCACGCACCGGCCGCAATCCCAAGACCGGCACCGCCGTGGCGCTGCCCGGCAAGTACGTCCCGCATTTCAAGCCGGGCAAGGAACTGCGGCAGCGCGTGAACGAGGGCGCCTCCGCGTAACCAGCCTTGGGCGGCGTGATGCAGGCGTTCTCGCGGGCCGCCAGGTGTCCGAACCGTGTGAATGATCCGGCAGGCACACCGCCTTCCAGCCCTTCCATGCGGCAGCCGAGGTAACGGTGACAAGCCCTTTCGATCCCCTCTGGTTGTTGTTCCTGATTCCCGTGCTGGTGCTGGCCGGCTGGCTGGGCTGGATCATCGGCCGCCACGCGATCGCGCG
The genomic region above belongs to Rhodanobacteraceae bacterium and contains:
- a CDS encoding SSU ribosomal protein S1p: MTESFAELFEQSQSLAKLKPGAIVSGTVVEIRPDVVVVNAGLKSEGIVPIEQFRNEDGELEVELGDEVKVALDAIEDGFGETKLSREKAKRSMVWDELEQAFENQEAISGRINGKVKGGFTVDIRDVRAFLPGSLVDVRPVRDPGYLEGKDLEFKIIKLDRKRNNVVVSRRAVVESEHSEEREQLLEKLQEGAILHGVVKNLTDYGAFVDLGGIDGLLHITDMAWKRVRHPSEVVNVGDELDVRVLKFDRERNRVSLGLKQLGDDPWVSITRRYPSGTRLFGKVSNVTDYGCFVELEPGVEGLVHVSEMDWTNKNVNPAKVVQVGDEVEVMVLDVDEERRRISLGMKQTQSNPWEAFAATFKKGDKVHGAIKSITDFGIFVGLDGGIDGLVHLSDISWQGNGEELVRDFKKGEEVDAVVLAVDPERERISLGIKQLEQDPFGQFMAAHPRGATLTGTVKEVDAKGAVIDLADGIEGYLSARDFSKDRIDDLSQHLKVGEKIEAKFTGMDRKGRMLSLSIRAKDEDEMAETLSEYQNQYADRGTTKLGALLKEQLNKSE
- a CDS encoding Integration host factor beta subunit; the encoded protein is MTKSELIAALAERQKHLAFADVELAVRNVIEQMSGALATGDRIEIRGFGSFSLHYRPPRTGRNPKTGTAVALPGKYVPHFKPGKELRQRVNEGASA